The proteins below come from a single Parageobacillus thermoglucosidasius genomic window:
- a CDS encoding anti-sigma factor domain-containing protein, with protein sequence MKKGIVLEFDDEFVTLLTPDGEFIQVKKESECEIGEEIEAGIVQKPNVRRRSLRYIMSFVAAAVLLIATLLRFPSDEVYAYMSIDINPSIEIGVNEQLKVIKLKAYNKEGKKIVSQLVHWQKKAFIDITKEIIELSMKKGYLQKGGQVLITTVERKHHAASSRELSTELTKIQHSYQRKNIIVKTEESTMEVRKEAVKKGMTTGKLLQIEQKTKSVPPQEKPAKQEEKQQINSHFPKEKNEQKPNNNNSNEKNEQQMSNRLLPKHGERMQEGNSKNEQKELHNIYYPSMGKDNHPFRKKDSHPPFIEKDKHPYGGKDKRPFVKKEEWGRGKSADHILRKNSERQKYRPHDYDWKQHQQHQKKRNGQGQHHRKPNYNHDHFNKFPKGNHQHEQKKWKESRRYG encoded by the coding sequence GTGAAAAAAGGGATTGTGTTGGAATTCGATGACGAATTTGTCACATTATTAACTCCTGATGGCGAGTTTATTCAAGTGAAAAAGGAAAGTGAATGCGAAATAGGGGAAGAGATTGAAGCGGGGATAGTGCAAAAACCCAATGTTCGCCGTCGTTCACTTCGATACATAATGAGCTTCGTGGCGGCAGCGGTTCTTTTGATTGCAACGCTGCTTCGTTTTCCTTCAGATGAAGTGTATGCCTACATGTCCATTGATATTAATCCAAGCATCGAAATCGGGGTCAATGAGCAGTTAAAAGTGATAAAATTAAAGGCATATAATAAGGAAGGAAAAAAGATTGTTTCACAACTTGTGCATTGGCAGAAAAAAGCGTTTATTGATATTACCAAGGAAATTATCGAATTAAGCATGAAAAAAGGCTATTTGCAAAAAGGCGGGCAAGTATTGATAACAACGGTGGAGAGAAAACACCATGCCGCATCTTCGCGTGAACTTTCTACAGAATTGACGAAAATTCAGCACTCGTATCAGCGGAAAAACATTATTGTGAAGACGGAAGAAAGCACGATGGAAGTACGAAAGGAAGCGGTAAAAAAAGGAATGACAACAGGAAAGCTGCTGCAAATTGAACAAAAGACGAAATCAGTTCCGCCACAAGAAAAACCGGCGAAACAGGAAGAGAAACAGCAGATAAACAGCCATTTTCCAAAAGAAAAGAATGAACAAAAACCCAATAATAACAACAGCAATGAAAAGAACGAACAGCAGATGAGCAACCGTTTATTGCCGAAGCACGGTGAGCGAATGCAGGAAGGAAATAGTAAGAATGAACAAAAAGAATTACATAACATTTACTATCCATCCATGGGAAAAGATAATCACCCATTCAGGAAAAAAGATAGCCATCCACCTTTTATAGAAAAAGATAAACATCCATATGGGGGAAAAGATAAACGTCCGTTTGTGAAGAAAGAGGAATGGGGACGCGGTAAAAGCGCCGATCATATATTAAGGAAAAATAGCGAAAGACAAAAGTACCGGCCGCATGATTATGACTGGAAACAGCACCAACAGCACCAAAAAAAGAGAAATGGACAGGGCCAACATCACCGAAAACCAAACTATAATCACGATCATTTCAACAAATTTCCAAAAGGCAATCATCAACATGAACAAAAGAAATGGAAAGAAAGTCGGCGATATGGATAA
- a CDS encoding LacI family DNA-binding transcriptional regulator, with the protein MTTIKDIAKAAGVSITTVSRALNGYPDVNEKTRQKIIDIAKQLNYSPNTLARGLVMNKSKTIGLLVSGLTRESAKDNFTFEVLAGVNQYVSEVDYDMVLFSTTSTKQREKTYTQLCRERRVDGAILQGIRSDDPYLQEVVESDIPCVLIDIPIESETVGYVTTDNVLGAKKAVEHLISLGHKNIAMINGYKYAFVSEQRLKGYKEALSEAGLPIHEEWIADGAFREDAAEAEALRLLTEYPCISAFFCASDLMALGVMKAVKRVGKQIPDDVAVIGYDDIILASYATPALSTVAQNIFAMGYEAAKLLIHMLEGKAESHVKILETELKIRESTVKNRN; encoded by the coding sequence GTGACGACGATCAAGGATATTGCCAAGGCAGCTGGTGTTTCGATTACGACCGTTTCCCGTGCATTAAACGGTTATCCTGATGTGAACGAGAAAACAAGGCAAAAAATTATCGATATTGCCAAACAATTAAACTATAGTCCAAATACGCTTGCGCGCGGGCTTGTGATGAATAAATCCAAAACGATTGGCCTGCTTGTTTCCGGATTAACAAGAGAAAGTGCGAAGGATAATTTTACGTTTGAAGTGTTAGCTGGTGTCAATCAATATGTCAGCGAAGTGGATTATGACATGGTATTATTCAGCACCACTTCAACAAAACAACGTGAGAAAACATATACGCAGCTATGCCGGGAACGGAGAGTGGATGGGGCGATTTTGCAAGGAATCCGCAGCGATGATCCATATTTACAAGAAGTTGTTGAAAGCGACATTCCGTGTGTTTTAATCGATATTCCAATTGAATCGGAAACGGTTGGATACGTGACGACGGACAATGTGCTAGGTGCAAAAAAGGCAGTGGAGCATTTAATATCGTTAGGACATAAAAACATAGCGATGATCAACGGCTACAAATACGCATTTGTGAGCGAACAGAGATTAAAAGGGTACAAAGAGGCGTTATCAGAAGCAGGGCTGCCAATTCATGAAGAATGGATTGCCGACGGGGCGTTTCGCGAAGACGCCGCAGAAGCGGAAGCGCTGCGCTTGTTAACGGAGTATCCATGTATATCTGCCTTTTTCTGCGCGAGCGACCTGATGGCATTGGGGGTTATGAAAGCGGTTAAACGGGTTGGAAAACAAATACCCGATGATGTGGCGGTCATCGGTTACGATGATATTATTCTTGCCTCATATGCCACCCCTGCGTTATCAACTGTTGCTCAAAATATCTTTGCCATGGGGTATGAAGCAGCGAAATTGCTGATTCATATGCTTGAAGGAAAAGCAGAGTCTCATGTGAAAATTTTAGAAACCGAATTAAAGATACGTGAGTCTACTGTGAAAAACCGCAATTAA
- a CDS encoding amino acid permease — protein sequence MNLLRKKSVQMLLDEAEQKGVSLKKDLGAFDLTMLGIGAIIGTGIFVLTGVAAAEHAGPALVLSFIFSGLACVFAALCYAEFASTVPVSGSAYTYSYAAFGELIAWILGWDLILEYGVAASAVAVGWSGYFQGLLAGFGIELPKALTNAYNPEQGTIIDLPAICITLLMAFLLSLGVKKSARFNAIMVVIKVAVVLLFLAVGVWYVKPENWSPFMPFGFSGVATGAATVFFAYIGFDAVSTAAEEVRNPQRNMPIGIIASLFICTLLYIAVSLVLTGIVPYEQLNVKNPVAFALNYIHQDWVAGFISLGAITGITTVLLVMLYGQTRLFYAISRDGLLPKVFSKVSPTRQVPYVNTWLTGIIVAVFSGIIPLNKLAELTNIGTLFAFITVSIGVLILRKTQPDLKRAFRVPMVPVIPLLAVAFCGYLIFQLPALTWIGFGSWLLIGLVIYFTYGRKHSTLNDMEETSEKAG from the coding sequence ATGAATTTGTTGCGGAAAAAGTCGGTGCAAATGTTGTTGGATGAAGCGGAGCAAAAAGGTGTTTCTTTAAAAAAAGATTTAGGGGCATTCGATTTAACGATGTTAGGCATTGGCGCTATTATCGGGACGGGAATTTTTGTATTGACGGGAGTCGCCGCTGCTGAACATGCCGGTCCTGCGCTTGTCCTTTCTTTTATTTTTTCTGGCCTTGCTTGTGTGTTTGCGGCGCTTTGTTACGCGGAGTTCGCTTCGACGGTTCCGGTATCTGGGAGTGCTTACACATATAGTTATGCTGCATTCGGGGAATTAATTGCTTGGATTTTAGGATGGGATTTAATTTTAGAATATGGAGTGGCTGCTTCAGCTGTAGCGGTTGGATGGTCTGGCTATTTTCAAGGGCTGCTTGCCGGGTTTGGCATTGAGCTTCCAAAAGCGTTGACGAACGCATATAACCCGGAACAGGGAACAATTATCGATTTGCCGGCGATTTGCATTACGCTGCTCATGGCATTTTTATTAAGCCTTGGCGTTAAAAAATCTGCCCGTTTTAATGCGATCATGGTAGTGATTAAAGTCGCCGTCGTACTGTTGTTTCTTGCGGTTGGTGTTTGGTATGTGAAACCGGAAAACTGGTCGCCGTTTATGCCATTTGGATTTTCCGGAGTAGCCACTGGTGCTGCGACTGTTTTTTTTGCCTATATCGGTTTTGATGCGGTTTCGACGGCAGCAGAAGAGGTGCGCAACCCGCAGCGGAACATGCCAATCGGAATCATTGCTTCTTTATTTATTTGTACATTATTATATATTGCCGTTTCTCTCGTATTGACGGGAATTGTTCCTTACGAACAATTGAATGTAAAGAACCCGGTTGCCTTTGCGCTAAACTATATTCACCAAGATTGGGTTGCTGGCTTTATTTCGTTAGGCGCGATTACCGGAATTACGACGGTATTGCTTGTCATGTTATATGGACAAACGCGTTTATTTTATGCGATCAGCCGCGATGGTTTGCTTCCAAAAGTATTTTCAAAAGTGAGCCCGACGCGGCAAGTGCCGTATGTGAACACTTGGCTTACAGGGATAATCGTAGCGGTTTTCTCTGGAATTATCCCATTGAACAAGCTGGCAGAGTTAACCAATATTGGGACGCTGTTTGCCTTTATCACTGTTTCGATCGGTGTCCTTATTTTACGCAAAACACAGCCGGATTTAAAACGCGCTTTCCGGGTTCCGATGGTTCCCGTCATTCCGTTGTTGGCCGTTGCATTTTGCGGGTATTTAATTTTCCAGCTCCCAGCGCTCACTTGGATCGGTTTCGGCTCTTGGTTATTGATCGGTTTAGTGATTTATTTCACATATGGACGCAAGCATAGCACATTAAATGACATGGAAGAAACATCAGAAAAAGCAGGATGA
- a CDS encoding amylo-alpha-1,6-glucosidase encodes MNYRVIKENDMFFLTDEKGNIPKSHPYGLGLYTKDTRFLSEFSLRINGEEPVLLSSDASENYMATILLTNPPIEKDGEIVLWRESVQIERKRFIYSGVLYETVKLKNYFPKPVTCEISVSFDADFADMFIIRGFQTGKVGKRTGQTVDGNSLVFHYEGADGVYRATTITWDRPAILADESGQVVFAFSLHHDEEQAVTFMIQPQIGQPAMPKTIMDKDNALRQLQDSYNEWHQSITRVNTDYKPLQRLIERGLADLRVLLTDLGYGPFPVAGLPWFGVPFGRDSLITALQMLPFCPQVAKGTLLTMAQYQGKKQDPWRDEQPGKIMHELRFGELANTNQVPFTPYYGAVDATPLFLVLLAEYVKWTGDYDIVRQLEPNIEAALQWIDQYGDRDGDGFVEYHQESSKGIANQGWKDSGDSIVHRDGEYAKPPIALVEVQGYVYQAKKGLADIFEQIGKVKQAAELRQQAEELKKKFEDAFWMEDVQFYAIALDEKKRQVGTITSNPGHVLFAGILDGHRENAVIRTLLSPKMFSGYGIRTMAEGEAGYNPMSYHDGSVWPHDNSIILLGLSKLGKAKEALMIMEGLIEAASHFEYDRLPELFCGYSRSFGKPVPYPVACSPQAWAAGTPLVFVQAMLGLFPNSLRKEIHLSPTLLDSMNVLKVENMAIGHGRLSLTVFREGKEIKVNIHENTTGYDVIVL; translated from the coding sequence ATGAATTACCGGGTGATCAAAGAGAACGATATGTTTTTTCTAACAGATGAAAAAGGAAATATTCCTAAATCTCATCCTTATGGGCTAGGACTGTATACAAAGGATACACGGTTTTTGAGCGAATTTTCACTGCGCATTAATGGAGAAGAACCAGTGCTTCTTTCTTCCGATGCTTCGGAGAATTATATGGCAACGATTTTATTAACAAACCCTCCGATCGAAAAAGATGGCGAAATCGTTTTATGGCGCGAATCTGTTCAAATCGAAAGAAAGCGCTTTATTTATAGCGGGGTATTATATGAAACGGTCAAATTAAAAAACTACTTTCCAAAACCGGTCACATGTGAAATCAGTGTTTCTTTCGATGCCGATTTCGCCGATATGTTTATTATCCGCGGCTTCCAAACGGGAAAAGTCGGCAAGCGCACAGGACAGACCGTGGACGGGAATTCGCTGGTGTTTCATTACGAAGGGGCGGACGGTGTTTACCGGGCGACGACGATTACATGGGATCGTCCTGCTATATTAGCCGATGAAAGCGGACAAGTCGTTTTTGCTTTTTCCCTTCATCACGATGAAGAACAGGCGGTTACTTTCATGATCCAACCGCAAATTGGTCAACCGGCAATGCCGAAAACCATAATGGATAAAGACAATGCTTTACGCCAACTTCAGGATTCTTACAATGAATGGCATCAAAGCATAACGAGAGTAAACACGGACTATAAGCCTCTTCAGCGCCTGATAGAGCGCGGCCTTGCTGATTTGCGGGTATTATTAACTGATTTAGGATATGGCCCATTTCCTGTTGCAGGGCTTCCATGGTTTGGAGTGCCATTTGGGCGCGACAGCTTAATCACGGCATTGCAAATGCTTCCGTTTTGCCCTCAAGTGGCTAAAGGAACATTGCTGACAATGGCGCAGTATCAGGGAAAAAAACAAGATCCTTGGCGCGATGAACAGCCAGGAAAGATTATGCATGAACTTCGTTTCGGTGAGTTAGCCAATACCAATCAAGTGCCATTTACTCCATATTATGGTGCTGTCGATGCTACGCCGTTATTTCTTGTGCTGCTTGCAGAATATGTGAAATGGACAGGGGATTATGACATAGTCCGCCAATTAGAACCAAACATTGAAGCGGCGCTCCAATGGATTGATCAATATGGCGATCGTGATGGCGACGGGTTTGTCGAATATCATCAGGAATCGAGCAAAGGAATTGCCAACCAAGGATGGAAGGATTCTGGGGATTCGATTGTGCACCGGGATGGAGAGTACGCCAAACCACCGATTGCGCTTGTGGAAGTGCAAGGGTATGTATACCAAGCTAAAAAGGGATTGGCGGACATTTTTGAGCAGATCGGGAAAGTAAAACAAGCCGCCGAGCTTCGGCAACAGGCAGAAGAATTAAAGAAAAAATTTGAAGATGCGTTTTGGATGGAAGATGTGCAATTTTATGCGATTGCGTTAGATGAGAAAAAGCGGCAAGTTGGCACTATCACATCCAATCCAGGGCATGTGCTGTTTGCTGGTATATTAGACGGGCACCGGGAAAACGCTGTGATCCGAACGCTCCTGTCCCCGAAAATGTTTTCCGGATATGGAATCCGGACAATGGCGGAAGGAGAAGCCGGATATAATCCGATGAGCTATCACGATGGCAGCGTCTGGCCGCATGATAATAGCATTATTTTATTAGGATTAAGCAAGCTAGGAAAAGCAAAGGAAGCGCTGATGATTATGGAAGGATTAATCGAGGCGGCCTCCCATTTTGAATATGACCGCCTTCCGGAGCTGTTTTGCGGATATAGCCGTTCGTTTGGAAAACCAGTTCCGTATCCAGTCGCTTGCTCGCCGCAAGCTTGGGCGGCAGGAACACCGCTTGTGTTTGTGCAAGCAATGCTGGGGCTGTTTCCAAACAGTTTGCGTAAGGAAATTCATCTTTCTCCAACTTTGCTTGATTCCATGAATGTTCTCAAGGTAGAAAACATGGCGATTGGACATGGCCGGTTGTCACTGACTGTTTTCCGGGAAGGGAAAGAAATAAAGGTGAACATTCATGAAAACACAACGGGATACGATGTCATCGTTTTATAG
- a CDS encoding alpha/beta-type small acid-soluble spore protein has protein sequence MARSSNKLLVPGIEQALEQIKYEIAQEFGVQLGANTVSRANGSVGGEITKRLVSQAQSQLAGSAFQKTE, from the coding sequence ATGGCAAGATCAAGCAATAAACTGCTTGTTCCGGGAATCGAACAGGCATTGGAACAAATAAAATATGAAATCGCCCAAGAATTTGGCGTACAATTAGGAGCAAATACCGTTTCCCGGGCAAACGGCTCTGTCGGCGGCGAAATTACGAAACGGCTCGTTTCCCAAGCGCAAAGCCAGCTGGCCGGATCTGCTTTTCAAAAAACAGAATAA
- the sigI gene encoding RNA polymerase sigma factor SigI has product MFSILFSLKKERTIEQTVSEIQQGNKTLHNQLIQQYKPFIAKTVSSVCKRFIHEGDDELSIGLIAFNEAIEKYAPHKGGSFISFAELLIKRRLIDYIRKEAKCRNIVFHTDEDEENSAQTYLDTKLSMDEFYRQIEQQQRREEILHYQQVLKEFGIHFHELVEQSPKHKDARLNAINVAKLLVENEELLKWLFRKKQLPIKQLQNMAEVSRKTIERNRKYIIAVAIILAGDYVYLKEYIKGVLPS; this is encoded by the coding sequence ATGTTCAGCATATTATTTTCGCTAAAAAAGGAGAGAACGATTGAACAGACGGTTAGCGAAATTCAACAAGGAAATAAAACATTGCATAATCAATTGATTCAACAATATAAACCTTTTATTGCCAAAACGGTTTCCAGCGTGTGTAAACGATTTATTCATGAAGGCGATGATGAGTTAAGCATCGGGTTGATTGCGTTTAATGAAGCAATTGAAAAGTACGCGCCTCATAAAGGTGGTTCGTTTATTTCATTTGCCGAATTGCTCATAAAAAGGCGTTTAATCGATTATATTCGCAAAGAAGCAAAATGCAGGAACATTGTTTTCCATACAGATGAAGATGAAGAAAATTCTGCGCAAACGTATTTAGATACGAAGTTATCCATGGATGAATTTTATAGGCAGATAGAGCAGCAACAGCGCCGCGAGGAAATTCTTCATTATCAGCAAGTATTAAAAGAATTTGGCATTCATTTTCATGAGCTTGTCGAACAGTCGCCAAAACATAAAGATGCCCGACTAAATGCCATCAATGTTGCCAAGTTGTTAGTGGAAAATGAAGAATTGCTGAAATGGCTTTTTCGGAAAAAACAATTGCCGATTAAACAATTACAAAATATGGCCGAAGTGAGCCGCAAAACGATAGAGAGAAATAGAAAATATATTATTGCGGTGGCGATTATTTTAGCTGGGGATTATGTTTATTTAAAGGAATATATAAAAGGGGTGCTTCCATCGTGA